A DNA window from Hordeum vulgare subsp. vulgare chromosome 1H, MorexV3_pseudomolecules_assembly, whole genome shotgun sequence contains the following coding sequences:
- the LOC123444028 gene encoding uncharacterized protein LOC123444028 — protein MEGKHTDQANVKAKHSKVICCKLYISESRNAAIVDAISRIGQKNPEVVLLSKFDDKYYNRVRYTLVSYITSESSAGEAVFGPIRKVLLEMIEAAFSAINLQAHSGTHPRIGVVDDISFHPLSPAATMEDAAQLAKLVASDIGNGLQVPVFLYAAAHPTSKSVSAARRELGYYRPNHKGVQWAGQVLPHTLPVKPDVGPAHVSRERGATMVGATPFVDNYNVPIFCKDVPTVRRITRRVTGRSGGLPTVQALALFHGDNCTEIACLLDPDHVGADQVQWLVEQIAEEQGLEVDKGYFTDLSKDMMLERYFEMISAAD, from the exons ATGGAGGGCAAGCACACCGATCAG gcaaaCGTGAAGGCAAAGCACTCCAAGGTGATCTGCTGCAAGCTTTACATCTCTGAAAGCCGGAATGCGGCGATTGTGGATGCCATCAGCCGCATAGGCCAGAAAAACCCTGAGGTGGTTCTGCTCAGCAAGTTTGATGACAAGTACTACAACCGTGTCCGCTACACGCTCGTCTCCTACATCACCAGCGAAAGCTCAGCCGGTGAAGCTGTGTTCGGCCCAATCAGGAAGGTACTGCTGGAGATGATCGAGGCTGCATTTTCAGCCATAAATCTCCAAGCGCACAGCGGGACTCATCCACGCATTGGTGTCGTGGATGACATCTCATTCCACCCCTTGAGCCCCGCGGCCACAATGGAGGATGCCGCTCAGCTGGCTAAGCTGGTGGCCTCTGACATTGGAAATGGCTTGCAAG TTCCAGTGTTCCTCTACGCGGCAGCACACCCCACCAGCAAGAGCGTCAGTGCAGCACGGCGTGAGCTCGGCTACTACCGGCCAAACCACAAGGGCGTCCAGTGGGCAGGCCAGGTGCTCCCCCATACTCTACCGGTAAAGCCGGATGTTGGGCCAGCTCATGTCTCTCGCGAAAGAGGCGCCACCATGGTTGGAGCTACACCTTTCGTGGACAATTACAATGTGCCGATATTCTGCAAGGATGTCCCGACCGTGAGAAGAATCACCCGGAGGGTGACTGGACGGAGCGGAGGGCTCCCAACGGTACAGGCGCTTGCTCTCTTCCATGGCGACAATTGCACGGAGATTGCGTGCTTGCTGGATCCAGATCATGTCGGTGCCGATCAGGTTCAGTGGCTGGTTGAGCAGATTGCAGAAGAGCAAGGGCTTGAGGTTGACAAGGGCTATTTCACCGACCTGTCCAAGGATATGATGCTGGAACGGTACTTCGAGATGATTTCTGCAGCTGATTGA